A window of uncultured Methanoregula sp. genomic DNA:
CCATAGCAGTTGTGGCACGAGATCGCCACCTGGTGGCCCAGCGGGGTCGTGGGCAAGGAACGGCCGATGCCGCTCCAGTAGGCGCTGGATGCTAACGTCTTCGTGCCGACGGCCTGCGACAGGGATTCAGCGACGTCCCCGCCCCCACCGCAGGCACCGACCAAAGCGGTGGCCACAAGGGCTGCAATCGTTGTTTTCTTCATGGTGACTCCTCCCGTTGGAATGAAAAGCTCACGATCGCATGGCCAGATCACAAGAGCGTGACAGCCGCAGCGATGCCACCCGTGCGCTGTACCGCCCCGATCACAGCCCCGGTCTGCGCACGGTCAACGGCAGCCACTCATGGTCGCCAAAGCCTTGCCCTGCGCCTAAACTGAACAGCTTGGCTCTTCGCACTGTCCAGCACCAACACTTCAGCCAGCACCCATGCTTGACCTGCTCATCACCAACGCCACCCTGCCCGACGGCCGCCGCCACATGTCCATTGCCGTGCAGGATGGCCGCATCGCCGAAGTGACCGAGGGCCTGCACGCCCATGCCCATGAGACGGTTAATGCTGGCGATCTGCTGGTGAGCCCGCCCTTCGTGGACGCGCATTTCCACATGGATTCCACGCTGAGCTACGGGCAGCCGCGCGTGAACGAAAGCGGCACGCTACTGGAGGGCATTGCCCTGTGGGGCGAACTCAAGCCCCACCTCGTGCACGAGGCCATCGTCGAGCGCGCGCTGCGGTATTGCGACTGGGCCGTGGCGCGGGGGCTGCTGGCCATTCGTTCGCATGTGGACACCAGCAGCGCCAGCCTGCTGCCCGTGCATGCCTTGCTCGACGTGAAAAAGCGCGTGGCGCCGTATCTCGATCTGCAACTGGTGGCCTTTCCCCAGGATGGAGTGCTGCGTGCACCTGGCGGCCTGGACAACCTGCGGCGCGCACTCGACCTGGGCGTGGAGGTGGTCGGCGGCATACCGCACTTCGAACGCACCTATGCAGACGGCACCGCCAGCGTAAAGCTGCTGTGCGAGCTGGCTGCCGCTCGGGGCAAACGCGTGGACATGCACTGCGACGAATCCGACGACCCGCAATCACGCCACGTGGAAACCCTGGCCTTTGAAACCCAGCGGCTGGGCCTGCAGGGCCGTGTCACCGGTTCGCACCTCACGTCCATGCACAGCATGGACAACTACTACGTGAGCAAACTCCTTCCCCTGATGGTCGAGGCGCAACTGGGCGTGGTGGCCAACCCGCTCATCAACATCACCTTGCAGGGGCGGCACGACAGCTACCCCAGGCGCCGCGGCATGACCCGCGTGCCCGAGCTGATGGCCGCGGGCCTGACGGTGGCGTTTGGCCACGACTGCGTGCTGGACCCGTGGTACAGCGGCGGTAGCGCCGACATGCTTGAAGCAGCCCACATGGGCCTGCACGTGGCCCAGATGACCAG
This region includes:
- a CDS encoding amidohydrolase family protein; protein product: MLDLLITNATLPDGRRHMSIAVQDGRIAEVTEGLHAHAHETVNAGDLLVSPPFVDAHFHMDSTLSYGQPRVNESGTLLEGIALWGELKPHLVHEAIVERALRYCDWAVARGLLAIRSHVDTSSASLLPVHALLDVKKRVAPYLDLQLVAFPQDGVLRAPGGLDNLRRALDLGVEVVGGIPHFERTYADGTASVKLLCELAAARGKRVDMHCDESDDPQSRHVETLAFETQRLGLQGRVTGSHLTSMHSMDNYYVSKLLPLMVEAQLGVVANPLINITLQGRHDSYPRRRGMTRVPELMAAGLTVAFGHDCVLDPWYSGGSADMLEAAHMGLHVAQMTSQAAMRQCFDAVTSNPARLMGLEGYGLAPGCHADFVLLQARHPAEAIRLRATRLAVYRRGKKIAGSPAAVASLALPGRPGSVDFLAP